Proteins co-encoded in one Apodemus sylvaticus chromosome 6, mApoSyl1.1, whole genome shotgun sequence genomic window:
- the Siva1 gene encoding apoptosis regulatory protein Siva has protein sequence MPKRSCPFADAAPLQLKVHVGPKELSQGVFAERYSREVFERTKQLLFQGAQAYRDHIWGEGCSMNHLQESLKPSLVGAPQAARGQMLIGPDGRLTRCQAQASEAGLPGAAPIACSSCVRSVDGKAVCSQCERALCGQCVYTCWGCGALACVLCGLADYADDGEKTLCTSCAMFEA, from the exons ATGCCCAAGCGGAGCTGCCCGTTCGCGGACGCTGCCCCGCTTCAACTCAAAGTCCACGTGGGCCCGAAAGAGCTGAGCCAGGGTGTGTTCGCCGAGCGCTACTCGCGCGAGGTTTTCG AAAGAACCAAGCAGCTCCTTTTCCAAGGGGCCCAGGCCTACAGAGATCACATATGGGGCGAAGGTTGTTCCATGAACCACCTGCAGGAGTCGCTGAAGCCCAGTCTCGTGGGAGCCCCTCAGGCTGCAAGGGGACAGATGTTGATTGGACCTGATGGCCGACTGACAAGGTGCCAAGCTCAGGCCTCGGAAGCTG GCCTTCCGGGGGCAGCACCCATCGCTTGTTCGTCCTGCGTGAGATCTGTGGATGGGAAGGCCGTCTGCAGCCAGTGCGAGCGGGCCCTGTGTGGGCAGTGTGTCTACACCTGTTGGGGCTGCGGTGCGTTGGCCTGTGTGCTGTGTGGCCTTGCAGA CTATGCCGACGATGGTGAGAAGACCCTTTGCACCAGCTGCGCTATGTTTGAAGCCTGA